The Nothobranchius furzeri strain GRZ-AD chromosome 8, NfurGRZ-RIMD1, whole genome shotgun sequence genome includes a region encoding these proteins:
- the nek1 gene encoding serine/threonine-protein kinase Nek1 isoform X5, with product MDKYEKVKKIGEGSFGKAILVKSKEDGHQYVIKEIGISGMSSKERQESRREVAVLANMSHPNIVQYKESFEEGGCLYIVMDYCEGGDLFRKINSQKGVLFSEEQILDWFVQICLALKHVHDRKILHRDIKSQNIFLTKDGTVQLGDFGIARVLNSTVDLARTCIGTPYYLSPEICENKPYNNKSDIWALGCVLYEMCTLKHAFEAGNMKNLVLKIIRGSFPPVSVHYSQELRSLLAQLFKRNPRERPSVSSVLDKPFLFCRIEKFLTPQIIAQEFRHHFLHKQPKVGLAQVPSAQKITKPASKYGVPLTGAKSSSEKKSAVKHKPAPNPAAPQRRPSQGEEERKKHEAGIGKKKMEQTEKERKQKEQMFLLKAEQVKRYEKEKISRINQAREQGWKHVLGSSGGSSPERKCLMGGKRAAGVAAVVRGSHLAPAPAPAPIPNKRPYEHYHAALDQTAKSQSKDRSRDGASAGPGSPVHGGVAAAGPVLSNSPTQCLNHDVIRRELQKLQHASKQAHISRLGRAQMAAERTFQVKEFLQRKKEAMLNKVRAEGQLGTRPHMAAIYGSWASTARCRRPKVNREEEEYLARLRQIRLQNFNERQQIKARLRGEKYDSDGSDSQESSEEAELRRKKIEVLKAQANTRAAVLKEQLEKKRREAFEREKRAWDDHLAAARGVKLGIVAEASPVSDLRPPEPWDPQQGHTAKTSAQPSSSAISMTAALKNVGAISQISPLKESLHEPETAAAIQSEKKQILNRLNQNLKALNPVDKMESPPAPAEPSPDVQQKQSDAEKSPTLDGDRKKWEAAELPALPEPPHMLEETNPTTDTSPEDRPSSAGDRKKWEAGTPLVFPAAQQTLEETCITTINQTVGEVIKMGELEAEAPRKVWGASPVCQVLRVLQEAKLQSLTQQLDCATRSDNTFSVSASDDGKMTLAAPASAVDQNLTADPHVSATNAAEDLESVVLEEMAAQASDPPAKVQQAWGPKAQMPPEGATGPTGSTEVEKSADKPESSTSAQHEEPLFMKRSPAHRRTAALAILSAQSSLDESSSSLGSRSRSVSPLRSKNQKALLIGLSTGMFDANNPKMLRTCSLPDLSRPFSCQQDSVANKADAAPDKDLEIEDLEEATKEDDQSEAEDSYEDEDLRDIRASMERLLQDDSDITKSPPAVEAGDFNGNPPEVRGQELFNRITAEIDQDHSQMAVDEEEEEEEEDEEEEEEEEDDDEEECSNESPGDEEGRELLSNGVGGEHHSDDKQLNEEWHSDGSGEDQVSEADHHDSIFSRLEELRFDLEQQMGFEKFIEAYNKIKAIHEDEDESIELGSSLVSNILGTEHQHLYPNILHLVMADGAYQEDNNE from the exons ATGGACAAGTACGAAAAGGTGAAGAAAATCGGGGAAGGTTCATTTGGAAAGGCTATCCTGGTGAAATCCAAAGAAGATGGACACCAGTATGTCATCAAGGAGATTGGCATATCTGGT ATGTCAAGTAAAGAGAGGCAGGAATCTCGCAGAGAGGTTGCTGTTCTTGCCAACATGAGTCATCCCAATATTGTCCAGTATAAGGAGTCTTTTGAAG AAGGGGGATGTTTGTACATCGTGATGGATTATTGTGAAGGTGGAGACCTTTTCAGGAAGATCAACTCTCAAAAAGGAGTTTTGTTCTCAGAAGAGCAG atcttggattgGTTTGTCCAGATTTGCCTCGCTCTGAAGCATGTACACGATCGAAAAATCCTCCACAGGGATATTAAGTCACAG AACATATTTTTGACAAAAGATGGGACCGTACAGCTTGGTGACTTTGGAATTGCGAGAGTCTTGAATAG CACTGTTGATCTTGCGAGGACATGCATAGGAACACCATATTATTTATCACCAGAGATTTGTGAAAACAAACCATACAACAACAAAAG TGACATTTGGGCCCTAGGATGTGTCCTCTATGAAATGTGCACTCTTAAGCATGCA TTTGAAGCTGGCAACATGAAGAACTTGGTCCTGAAGATCATTCGTGGTTCATTCCCTCCTGTGTCTGTTCACTACTCCCAAGAACTGCGGTCTCTCTTGGCGCAGCTGTTTAAACGAAACCCCCgagagaggccctcagtcagcagcGTACTGGACAAGCCTTTCCTTTTCTGCAGGATAGAGAAGTTTCTCACACCACAG atcaTCGCTCAGGAATTCCGCCATCATTTTCTTCACAAGCAGCCTAAAGTGGGTTTGGCACAAGTGCCATCAG CCCAGAAAATTACAAAACCAGCTTCCAAATATGGAGTGCCTTTAACTGGAGCCAAGAGCTCATCGGAGAAGAAATCTGCTGTAAAACACAAACCG GCCCCAAACCCAGCAGCCCCTCAGAGGAGACCGAGTCAAGGGGAGGAGGAAAGGAAAAAACACGAG GCGGGAATCGGAAAGAAAAAGATGGAACAGacggagaaagaaagaaaacagaaagagCAG atgttcctgttgaaagcagagcaaGTGAAGAGGTATGAGAAGGAAAAG ATCAGTCGTATAAACCAAGCCAGAGAACAAGGATGGAAGCATGTACTGGGTTCGAGTGGAGGTAGCAGCCCAGAGAGGAAG TGTTTAATGGGGGGTAAGCGCGCTGCAGGCGTTGCCGCTGTTGTCCGAGGCTCCCATTTGGCCCCAGCTCCAGCCCCAGCCCCCATCCCTAACAAGAGGCCGTATGAACACTACCACGCTGCTCTGGATCAAACGGCTAAGTCACAGTCCAAAGACCGCAGCAGGGACGGCGCTTCAGCAGGACCTGGCAGTCCCGTTCA TGGTGGTGTGGCTGCTGCAGGCCCAGTGCTGTCCAACAGCCCCACTCAATGcctgaatcatgatgtcatcaGAAGAGAACTACAGAAGTTACAGCATGCTTCAAAACAAGCCCACATTAGTCG GCTGGGCCGGGCCCAGATGGCTGCAGAGCGGACCTTTCAGGTCAAGGAGTTTTTACAGAGGAAGAAGGAAGCCATGCTTAATAAAGTTAGAGCTGAAGGACAGCTG GGCACTCGACCACACATGGCTGCCATCTATGGAAGCTGGGCCAGTACAGCTCGGTGCCGGCGGCCCAAAGTCAACCGAGAGGAAGAG GAGTACTTGGCAAGACTCAGGCAGATCCGACTGCAGAACTTCAATGAGCGTCAGCAGATCAAAGCCCGACTGAGAGGGGAGAAG TATGACAGCGATGGCTCTGATAGCCAAGAATCTAGTGAGGAGGCCGAGCTCAGAAGAAAGAAAATAGAGGTTTTAAAG GCTCAGGCCAACACGCGAGCCGCTGTTCTGAAAGAGCAGCTGGAGAAGAAGAGACGGGAAGCATTTGAGAGGGAAAAGAGAGCTTGGGACGACCAT CTTGCTGCAGCTCGAGGTGTGAAGTTGGGCATTGTAGCAGAAGCATCGCCTGTCTCTGACCTTCGACCTCCAGAACCTTGGGACCCCCAGCAAGGACACACTGCCAAAACATCAGCCCAGCCCTCATCCTCGGCTATATCCATGACTGCTGCTCTGAAGAACGTCGGAGCCATCAGT CAGATTAGTCCGCTTAAAGAAAGCTTGCATGAACCAGAGACAGCAGCAGCGATTCag AGTGAGAAGAAGCAGATTCTAAACAGACTCAACCAGAACCTAAAGGCACTGAACCCGGTGGACAAGATGGAGTCTCCACCTGCACCTGCAGAACCAAGTCCTGATGTCCAGCAGAAGCAGTCTGACGCTGAGAAAAGTCCCACTTTGGATGGTGACCGGAAGAAATGGGAAGCAGCAGAGCTCCCCGCTCTGCCTGAGCCTCCTCACATGTTAGAGGAGACAAATCCCACGACGGACA CATCACCAGAGGACAGACCTTCCTCTGCTGGGGACAGGAAGAAGTGGGAGGCAGGTACTCCACTTGTTTTCCCAGCAGCGCAGCAAACCCTAGAGGAGACGTGCATCACCACCATCA ATCAAACGGTGGGGGAGGTCATAAAGATGGGTGAACTAGAAGCAGAAGCTCCCAGGAAGGTGTGGGGAGCGAGTCCAGTGTGTCAGGTGCTGAGAGTGCTTCAGGAGGCCAAGCTGCAGTCTCTCACCCAGCAGCTGGACTGTGCCACCAGATCTGACAACACATTTTCTGTTTCTG CATCTGATGATGGGAAGATGACCTTAGCTGCTCCGGCCTCTGCTGTTGATCAGAACCTGACCGCTGATCCGCACGTGTCTGCGACCAATGCTGCTGAGG ATCTGGAGTCAGTGGTTTTGGAGGAGATGGCTGCACAAGCCTCGGATCCTCCAGCTAAAGTACAACAAGCCTGGGGGCCCAAAGCCCAAAT GCCACCTGAGGGCGCTACAGGACCAACAGGCAGCACCGAGGTGGAGAAGAGTGCAGACAAACCTGAATCTTCAA CCTCAGCTCAGCATGAGGAGCCACTGTTTATGAAGCGCTCACCAGCCCACCGACGCACTGCTGCCCTCGCCATCCTCTCTGCTCAGTCCTCCCTGGATGAATCCTCCTCCTCTCTGGGCTCTCGCTCTCGATCCGTCTCCCCTTTGCGCTCCAAGAACCAGAAAGCCCTCCTTATTGGTCTCTCTACGGGCATGTTTGACGCCAACAACCCAAAG ATGCTGCGGACGTGCTCTTTACCGGACCTCAGCCGACCCTTCAGCTGTCAGCAGGACTCTGTCGCCAACAAGGCTGATGCCGCCCCAGACAAAGACCTGGAAATTGAGGACCTGGAGGAGGCAACAAAAGAGGATGATCAGTCAGAGGCTGAGGA TTCGTATGAAGACGAAGATCTGAGGGACATCAGGGCTTCCATGGAGAGGCTGCTGCAGGATGACAGCGACATAACCAAGAGTCCTCCAGCTGTGGAAGCGGGAGACTTCAACGGAAACCccccagaggtcagaggtcaggagcTTTTCAACAGGATCACAGCTGAGATTGATCAGGACCACAGTCAGATGGCTgtggatgaagaggaggaggaggaggaggaggatgaagaggaggaggaagaagaagaagatgatgacgaGGAGGAATGTTCTAATGAAAGTCCTGGTGATGAGGAGGGAAGGGAGTTGCTGTCTAATGGTGTGGGAGGAGAGCACCACAGTGATGACAAGCAGCTCAATGAAGAATGGCATTCAG ATGGCAGTGGAGAAGACCAGGTCAGCGAGGCAGACCATCACGACAGCATCTTCAGTCGCCTTGAAGAGCTTCGCTTCGACCTGGAGCAGCAGATGGGCTTTGAGAAGTTCATTGAAGCCTACAACAAGATTAAG GCTAtccatgaagatgaagatgagagTATCGAGCTAGGCTCAAGTTTGGTTTCGAACATTCTGGGAACGGAGCACCAGCATCTATACCCCAACATCCTCCACCTAGTGATGGCAGATGGTGCATACCAGGAAG ACAATAACGAGTGA
- the nek1 gene encoding serine/threonine-protein kinase Nek1 isoform X2, whose product MDKYEKVKKIGEGSFGKAILVKSKEDGHQYVIKEIGISGMSSKERQESRREVAVLANMSHPNIVQYKESFEEGGCLYIVMDYCEGGDLFRKINSQKGVLFSEEQILDWFVQICLALKHVHDRKILHRDIKSQNIFLTKDGTVQLGDFGIARVLNSTVDLARTCIGTPYYLSPEICENKPYNNKSDIWALGCVLYEMCTLKHAFEAGNMKNLVLKIIRGSFPPVSVHYSQELRSLLAQLFKRNPRERPSVSSVLDKPFLFCRIEKFLTPQIIAQEFRHHFLHKQPKVGLAQVPSAQKITKPASKYGVPLTGAKSSSEKKSAVKHKPAPNPAAPQRRPSQGEEERKKHEAGIGKKKMEQTEKERKQKEQMFLLKAEQVKRYEKEKISRINQAREQGWKHVLGSSGGSSPERKCLMGGKRAAGVAAVVRGSHLAPAPAPAPIPNKRPYEHYHAALDQTAKSQSKDRSRDGASAGPGSPVHGGVAAAGPVLSNSPTQCLNHDVIRRELQKLQHASKQAHISRLGRAQMAAERTFQVKEFLQRKKEAMLNKVRAEGQLGTRPHMAAIYGSWASTARCRRPKVNREEEEYLARLRQIRLQNFNERQQIKARLRGEKYDSDGSDSQESSEEAELRRKKIEVLKAQANTRAAVLKEQLEKKRREAFEREKRAWDDHLAAARGVKLGIVAEASPVSDLRPPEPWDPQQGHTAKTSAQPSSSAISMTAALKNVGAISISPLKESLHEPETAAAIQSEKKQILNRLNQNLKALNPVDKMESPPAPAEPSPDVQQKQSDAEKSPTLDGDRKKWEAAELPALPEPPHMLEETNPTTDTSPEDRPSSAGDRKKWEAGTPLVFPAAQQTLEETCITTINQTVGEVIKMGELEAEAPRKVWGASPVCQVLRVLQEAKLQSLTQQLDCATRSDNTFSVSAASDDGKMTLAAPASAVDQNLTADPHVSATNAAEADLESVVLEEMAAQASDPPAKVQQAWGPKAQMPPEGATGPTGSTEVEKSADKPESSTSAQHEEPLFMKRSPAHRRTAALAILSAQSSLDESSSSLGSRSRSVSPLRSKNQKALLIGLSTGMFDANNPKMLRTCSLPDLSRPFSCQQDSVANKADAAPDKDLEIEDLEEATKEDDQSEAEDSYEDEDLRDIRASMERLLQDDSDITKSPPAVEAGDFNGNPPEVRGQELFNRITAEIDQDHSQMAVDEEEEEEEEDEEEEEEEEDDDEEECSNESPGDEEGRELLSNGVGGEHHSDDKQLNEEWHSDGSGEDQVSEADHHDSIFSRLEELRFDLEQQMGFEKFIEAYNKIKAIHEDEDESIELGSSLVSNILGTEHQHLYPNILHLVMADGAYQEDNNE is encoded by the exons ATGGACAAGTACGAAAAGGTGAAGAAAATCGGGGAAGGTTCATTTGGAAAGGCTATCCTGGTGAAATCCAAAGAAGATGGACACCAGTATGTCATCAAGGAGATTGGCATATCTGGT ATGTCAAGTAAAGAGAGGCAGGAATCTCGCAGAGAGGTTGCTGTTCTTGCCAACATGAGTCATCCCAATATTGTCCAGTATAAGGAGTCTTTTGAAG AAGGGGGATGTTTGTACATCGTGATGGATTATTGTGAAGGTGGAGACCTTTTCAGGAAGATCAACTCTCAAAAAGGAGTTTTGTTCTCAGAAGAGCAG atcttggattgGTTTGTCCAGATTTGCCTCGCTCTGAAGCATGTACACGATCGAAAAATCCTCCACAGGGATATTAAGTCACAG AACATATTTTTGACAAAAGATGGGACCGTACAGCTTGGTGACTTTGGAATTGCGAGAGTCTTGAATAG CACTGTTGATCTTGCGAGGACATGCATAGGAACACCATATTATTTATCACCAGAGATTTGTGAAAACAAACCATACAACAACAAAAG TGACATTTGGGCCCTAGGATGTGTCCTCTATGAAATGTGCACTCTTAAGCATGCA TTTGAAGCTGGCAACATGAAGAACTTGGTCCTGAAGATCATTCGTGGTTCATTCCCTCCTGTGTCTGTTCACTACTCCCAAGAACTGCGGTCTCTCTTGGCGCAGCTGTTTAAACGAAACCCCCgagagaggccctcagtcagcagcGTACTGGACAAGCCTTTCCTTTTCTGCAGGATAGAGAAGTTTCTCACACCACAG atcaTCGCTCAGGAATTCCGCCATCATTTTCTTCACAAGCAGCCTAAAGTGGGTTTGGCACAAGTGCCATCAG CCCAGAAAATTACAAAACCAGCTTCCAAATATGGAGTGCCTTTAACTGGAGCCAAGAGCTCATCGGAGAAGAAATCTGCTGTAAAACACAAACCG GCCCCAAACCCAGCAGCCCCTCAGAGGAGACCGAGTCAAGGGGAGGAGGAAAGGAAAAAACACGAG GCGGGAATCGGAAAGAAAAAGATGGAACAGacggagaaagaaagaaaacagaaagagCAG atgttcctgttgaaagcagagcaaGTGAAGAGGTATGAGAAGGAAAAG ATCAGTCGTATAAACCAAGCCAGAGAACAAGGATGGAAGCATGTACTGGGTTCGAGTGGAGGTAGCAGCCCAGAGAGGAAG TGTTTAATGGGGGGTAAGCGCGCTGCAGGCGTTGCCGCTGTTGTCCGAGGCTCCCATTTGGCCCCAGCTCCAGCCCCAGCCCCCATCCCTAACAAGAGGCCGTATGAACACTACCACGCTGCTCTGGATCAAACGGCTAAGTCACAGTCCAAAGACCGCAGCAGGGACGGCGCTTCAGCAGGACCTGGCAGTCCCGTTCA TGGTGGTGTGGCTGCTGCAGGCCCAGTGCTGTCCAACAGCCCCACTCAATGcctgaatcatgatgtcatcaGAAGAGAACTACAGAAGTTACAGCATGCTTCAAAACAAGCCCACATTAGTCG GCTGGGCCGGGCCCAGATGGCTGCAGAGCGGACCTTTCAGGTCAAGGAGTTTTTACAGAGGAAGAAGGAAGCCATGCTTAATAAAGTTAGAGCTGAAGGACAGCTG GGCACTCGACCACACATGGCTGCCATCTATGGAAGCTGGGCCAGTACAGCTCGGTGCCGGCGGCCCAAAGTCAACCGAGAGGAAGAG GAGTACTTGGCAAGACTCAGGCAGATCCGACTGCAGAACTTCAATGAGCGTCAGCAGATCAAAGCCCGACTGAGAGGGGAGAAG TATGACAGCGATGGCTCTGATAGCCAAGAATCTAGTGAGGAGGCCGAGCTCAGAAGAAAGAAAATAGAGGTTTTAAAG GCTCAGGCCAACACGCGAGCCGCTGTTCTGAAAGAGCAGCTGGAGAAGAAGAGACGGGAAGCATTTGAGAGGGAAAAGAGAGCTTGGGACGACCAT CTTGCTGCAGCTCGAGGTGTGAAGTTGGGCATTGTAGCAGAAGCATCGCCTGTCTCTGACCTTCGACCTCCAGAACCTTGGGACCCCCAGCAAGGACACACTGCCAAAACATCAGCCCAGCCCTCATCCTCGGCTATATCCATGACTGCTGCTCTGAAGAACGTCGGAGCCATCAGT ATTAGTCCGCTTAAAGAAAGCTTGCATGAACCAGAGACAGCAGCAGCGATTCag AGTGAGAAGAAGCAGATTCTAAACAGACTCAACCAGAACCTAAAGGCACTGAACCCGGTGGACAAGATGGAGTCTCCACCTGCACCTGCAGAACCAAGTCCTGATGTCCAGCAGAAGCAGTCTGACGCTGAGAAAAGTCCCACTTTGGATGGTGACCGGAAGAAATGGGAAGCAGCAGAGCTCCCCGCTCTGCCTGAGCCTCCTCACATGTTAGAGGAGACAAATCCCACGACGGACA CATCACCAGAGGACAGACCTTCCTCTGCTGGGGACAGGAAGAAGTGGGAGGCAGGTACTCCACTTGTTTTCCCAGCAGCGCAGCAAACCCTAGAGGAGACGTGCATCACCACCATCA ATCAAACGGTGGGGGAGGTCATAAAGATGGGTGAACTAGAAGCAGAAGCTCCCAGGAAGGTGTGGGGAGCGAGTCCAGTGTGTCAGGTGCTGAGAGTGCTTCAGGAGGCCAAGCTGCAGTCTCTCACCCAGCAGCTGGACTGTGCCACCAGATCTGACAACACATTTTCTGTTTCTG CAGCATCTGATGATGGGAAGATGACCTTAGCTGCTCCGGCCTCTGCTGTTGATCAGAACCTGACCGCTGATCCGCACGTGTCTGCGACCAATGCTGCTGAGG CAGATCTGGAGTCAGTGGTTTTGGAGGAGATGGCTGCACAAGCCTCGGATCCTCCAGCTAAAGTACAACAAGCCTGGGGGCCCAAAGCCCAAAT GCCACCTGAGGGCGCTACAGGACCAACAGGCAGCACCGAGGTGGAGAAGAGTGCAGACAAACCTGAATCTTCAA CCTCAGCTCAGCATGAGGAGCCACTGTTTATGAAGCGCTCACCAGCCCACCGACGCACTGCTGCCCTCGCCATCCTCTCTGCTCAGTCCTCCCTGGATGAATCCTCCTCCTCTCTGGGCTCTCGCTCTCGATCCGTCTCCCCTTTGCGCTCCAAGAACCAGAAAGCCCTCCTTATTGGTCTCTCTACGGGCATGTTTGACGCCAACAACCCAAAG ATGCTGCGGACGTGCTCTTTACCGGACCTCAGCCGACCCTTCAGCTGTCAGCAGGACTCTGTCGCCAACAAGGCTGATGCCGCCCCAGACAAAGACCTGGAAATTGAGGACCTGGAGGAGGCAACAAAAGAGGATGATCAGTCAGAGGCTGAGGA TTCGTATGAAGACGAAGATCTGAGGGACATCAGGGCTTCCATGGAGAGGCTGCTGCAGGATGACAGCGACATAACCAAGAGTCCTCCAGCTGTGGAAGCGGGAGACTTCAACGGAAACCccccagaggtcagaggtcaggagcTTTTCAACAGGATCACAGCTGAGATTGATCAGGACCACAGTCAGATGGCTgtggatgaagaggaggaggaggaggaggaggatgaagaggaggaggaagaagaagaagatgatgacgaGGAGGAATGTTCTAATGAAAGTCCTGGTGATGAGGAGGGAAGGGAGTTGCTGTCTAATGGTGTGGGAGGAGAGCACCACAGTGATGACAAGCAGCTCAATGAAGAATGGCATTCAG ATGGCAGTGGAGAAGACCAGGTCAGCGAGGCAGACCATCACGACAGCATCTTCAGTCGCCTTGAAGAGCTTCGCTTCGACCTGGAGCAGCAGATGGGCTTTGAGAAGTTCATTGAAGCCTACAACAAGATTAAG GCTAtccatgaagatgaagatgagagTATCGAGCTAGGCTCAAGTTTGGTTTCGAACATTCTGGGAACGGAGCACCAGCATCTATACCCCAACATCCTCCACCTAGTGATGGCAGATGGTGCATACCAGGAAG ACAATAACGAGTGA